In Pleurocapsa sp. PCC 7319, the following are encoded in one genomic region:
- a CDS encoding hybrid sensor histidine kinase/response regulator produces the protein MPFKTLGRKIGKSYRNLSLQNIITIPFLLHIFLTVGLVGYLSWRNGEQAVNNVTRKLRSEVTAGVEKHLENYLAIPHIIVRLKQNAIKLKKISIADFSDAQQDFWSTIQLFDSVRAIYMGNQAGKFIYLKQEDGKFYTKEVTKVPERKTYSLDRLGQKQKLLEVDEFDLRQRPWYINTQLTQENNWSKIYTFTGGELGITAAGFLRDSQGDTQGIVGVDLILSGIGNFLQKIEISENGQIFILERNGYLVATSSNEKPFIYDSVERKEKRLRAIDSQNLLIKATSEYITQHFRSLYNIDRPEQLDFRLKSDSPQDKLGSITTLSTRGDRQLVQVLPYQDELGLDWLIVVVIPEADFMAEINANTRNTILLCLLALVIATLFGIYTSRRIAQPIAHLSQVTNLVAQSAQARKAGTDFYPVVQAKSIRELKLLAQSFNEMVLQLKAAFKDLENTNEKLENRVKQRTEALKIAKEAADAANRAKSEFLANMSHELRTPLHAILGFTQVFLQDSQLNPQQKENLATVKRSGEHLLVLINNILEMSKIESGAVSVTEKPFDLHLLLENLAKMFKLRLDAPPRRGRLPAGYDSRLDSVQAPRLGSAHRQRRLDSVQAPRLGSAHRQRRSQNTSLELIFDLASNLPQYIQTDPVKLHQILSSLIENGIKYTEKGRVTLKVEPIIDRSSASGQPMAKSSFRGMSSANMPPKNPTPNISKLVFTVEDTGDGILASELESIFAPFTQTKQAIAQEGTGLGLAISQNFVRLLGGEINVSSTVGQGAKFEFQIPIKVVDRSQLETNSTAQELIDKIDSLFLKQDQEQNVASQKYLPPAIDISVLASMPAEWLANLRQAAIEVDADMIEQLIEQIDSSNIYLAQELTRMLNNFEYDEIMELTELADNH, from the coding sequence ATGCCATTTAAGACGCTTGGGCGTAAGATAGGCAAGTCTTATCGCAACCTTTCTCTACAAAATATTATTACCATTCCTTTTCTGCTACACATATTTCTGACTGTAGGATTGGTAGGTTATCTGTCTTGGAGAAATGGAGAACAAGCAGTCAACAATGTTACCCGTAAACTTAGGAGTGAAGTCACGGCTGGTGTAGAAAAGCATCTGGAAAATTATTTAGCGATACCTCACATAATTGTTCGACTAAAACAAAATGCTATCAAACTAAAAAAAATATCTATTGCTGATTTTTCTGATGCACAACAGGATTTTTGGTCAACTATTCAGTTGTTTGATTCTGTACGGGCAATTTATATGGGAAATCAGGCGGGAAAATTTATTTATCTTAAGCAAGAAGACGGTAAATTTTACACTAAAGAAGTAACTAAAGTTCCTGAACGCAAAACTTACAGTCTGGATCGTTTAGGTCAAAAACAGAAATTATTAGAAGTTGATGAATTTGACCTCAGACAACGTCCTTGGTATATCAATACACAACTGACTCAGGAGAATAATTGGAGCAAAATTTATACTTTTACTGGTGGCGAATTAGGTATTACCGCTGCCGGTTTTTTACGAGATAGTCAGGGTGATACCCAAGGAATAGTTGGTGTCGATCTAATTTTGAGTGGGATTGGCAATTTTCTCCAAAAAATAGAAATTAGTGAAAATGGTCAAATTTTTATTTTGGAGCGGAATGGTTATTTAGTAGCTACTTCTAGCAATGAAAAACCTTTTATCTACGATTCAGTGGAGAGAAAAGAAAAACGTTTACGAGCTATTGATAGTCAAAATTTATTGATTAAAGCTACATCTGAATATATAACCCAGCATTTTCGCAGTTTATACAACATAGATCGTCCCGAACAGCTAGATTTCAGATTAAAAAGCGATTCCCCGCAGGATAAGCTGGGCTCAATTACGACGCTCAGCACCAGAGGCGATCGCCAGTTAGTTCAAGTTTTACCCTATCAAGATGAGCTGGGCTTAGATTGGTTAATTGTAGTGGTCATTCCAGAAGCCGACTTTATGGCAGAAATTAATGCTAATACTCGTAACACTATTTTGTTATGTTTACTGGCTTTAGTCATAGCGACTCTTTTTGGTATTTACACCTCTCGTAGAATTGCTCAACCAATTGCTCATTTAAGTCAGGTAACTAATCTGGTCGCTCAGAGTGCCCAAGCCAGAAAAGCAGGGACTGATTTTTATCCTGTAGTTCAAGCCAAAAGTATCCGAGAATTAAAACTTTTGGCACAGTCTTTTAACGAGATGGTGCTCCAGCTCAAAGCAGCATTTAAAGATTTAGAAAATACCAATGAAAAACTAGAAAATCGGGTTAAACAAAGGACGGAAGCCTTGAAAATCGCCAAAGAGGCTGCTGATGCGGCAAACCGTGCCAAGAGCGAATTTTTAGCCAATATGAGCCATGAACTGCGAACACCTCTTCATGCTATTTTGGGTTTCACTCAAGTATTTTTACAAGATTCCCAACTTAACCCACAACAGAAAGAAAACCTGGCAACTGTTAAACGTAGTGGAGAACATTTACTGGTTTTAATCAACAACATTTTAGAGATGTCCAAAATAGAATCAGGTGCGGTTTCAGTCACAGAAAAACCGTTTGATCTACATCTTTTATTGGAAAATTTAGCCAAAATGTTTAAGTTGCGATTGGATGCGCCTCCTCGTAGAGGGCGATTACCCGCAGGGTACGATTCGCGATTGGACTCCGTCCAGGCTCCGCGATTGGGCTCCGCCCACCGCCAGAGGCGATTGGACTCCGTCCAGGCTCCGCGATTGGGCTCCGCCCACCGCCAGAGGCGATCGCAGAATACAAGTCTAGAGCTGATTTTCGATTTAGCTTCTAATTTGCCTCAGTATATTCAAACTGATCCGGTTAAACTACACCAAATTCTGAGCAGTCTGATTGAGAATGGCATTAAATATACCGAGAAAGGAAGAGTAACTCTTAAAGTAGAACCAATAATCGATCGCTCTTCGGCGAGCGGACAACCCATGGCTAAATCTAGCTTCAGAGGAATGAGTTCTGCTAATATGCCTCCGAAAAACCCGACCCCCAATATAAGTAAGCTCGTCTTTACAGTCGAAGACACTGGTGATGGAATCTTAGCATCAGAACTAGAATCAATTTTTGCTCCTTTTACCCAAACTAAACAAGCTATTGCTCAAGAAGGAACTGGATTGGGGTTGGCTATTAGTCAGAATTTTGTCCGCCTGTTAGGAGGAGAAATTAACGTTAGTAGTACTGTCGGGCAAGGAGCAAAATTTGAGTTTCAAATTCCCATTAAAGTAGTCGATCGTAGTCAGTTGGAAACGAATTCTACTGCTCAAGAGTTAATCGATAAAATCGATTCACTTTTCCTGAAACAAGACCAAGAGCAAAATGTAGCTTCACAAAAATATTTACCGCCAGCAATCGATATATCTGTTTTGGCAAGTATGCCAGCAGAATGGCTCGCAAATTTGCGGCAAGCTGCGATTGAAGTTGATGCAGATATGATTGAGCAACTGATCGAACAAATTGACTCCAGTAATATTTATCTAGCACAAGAACTAACTAGAATGCTCAATAATTTTGAATATGATGAGATTATGGAATTGACTGAGTTAGCCGACAATCATTGA
- a CDS encoding response regulator — protein MRILVVDDDEILVAVLKRSLSSQRHIVDIAEDGQLGWEYVQSGEYELILLDVNLPGLDGVSLCEKMRSEGCATPILLMTAQNATQDRILGLDAGADDYLTKPLDLDELNARVRALSRRGEVIPTAVLDVHGLTLDPSSCEVCYQQQPIKLTAKEYSLLELFLRNPARVFSRSQILDKIWTYDDPPLEESVKAHIKGLRKKLKKAGVVNWIENVYGIGYRLNPQVSESRNTKQTAHLNQNQSHSSSIKQEFNQKMEQMWLKYQDKMAARMNILQTTASKLEKGELTPDLSHKAQQAAHKLAGVLGMFDRDAGTEISREIETLLRDNQALDALQQEKLLSLVADLNSLLALDETLIESSSIEIPKLLLISTDNQLSSELQQLGKAQSMGWHQVDNMALARRWLQTNSPYLVAIDTETVPQQPEYLSLITELTARTPAIPTLVLSIADNLANRVKVASAGASGFLVKPTTSALVWQTTNQLLERSQSAIASILIVDDDLVFLAALSSILEPWGMKISTLAEPIRFWEVLQSTHPDLLILDIEMPEINGIELCQALRSDPDWQELPTLFLTARQDPKTIQQVFEVGGDDYISKPVVGAELIARINNRLDRSRLLHKLATQDRLTGLKNRPQSSREIEILLQQAGEISQPFCLVVLKITELREINLQYGHQIGDRVLAQWGKVIQAAFRNQEVTSYWGNGDFIIGIPNLNKNQGAENLTEILTILRKQIFTSLEGERFQVSCNYAVAEFPTDGKTLPALYQACEQN, from the coding sequence ATGCGGATTTTAGTAGTTGACGATGACGAAATTTTAGTAGCAGTACTCAAACGTTCCCTTAGCAGTCAGCGACACATAGTAGATATAGCCGAAGACGGTCAATTAGGTTGGGAATATGTCCAAAGTGGAGAATACGAATTAATCCTGCTAGATGTCAATTTACCAGGATTAGATGGGGTCAGTCTGTGTGAAAAAATGCGTTCTGAAGGCTGTGCTACGCCTATTCTCTTAATGACAGCCCAAAATGCTACTCAAGACCGGATTCTGGGATTAGATGCCGGAGCAGATGATTATTTAACCAAACCTCTGGATTTGGATGAATTAAATGCGCGAGTCAGAGCTCTATCTCGCCGTGGAGAAGTTATTCCCACTGCTGTTCTGGATGTCCATGGATTAACTTTAGATCCTAGTAGTTGCGAAGTTTGCTATCAGCAACAGCCAATTAAACTCACCGCTAAAGAATATAGTCTTTTAGAATTATTTTTGCGTAATCCAGCACGAGTATTTAGCCGCTCACAAATCTTAGATAAAATTTGGACCTATGACGATCCGCCACTAGAAGAAAGCGTCAAAGCACATATTAAAGGATTACGGAAAAAGTTAAAAAAAGCCGGAGTAGTCAATTGGATTGAGAACGTTTATGGTATCGGTTATCGGCTTAATCCCCAAGTTTCTGAATCCCGCAACACTAAACAAACCGCTCATTTAAATCAAAACCAGTCTCATTCTAGTTCCATTAAGCAAGAATTTAATCAGAAGATGGAACAGATGTGGCTTAAATATCAAGATAAAATGGCGGCAAGAATGAATATTTTGCAAACAACTGCATCTAAGTTGGAAAAAGGGGAATTAACACCTGATTTATCCCACAAGGCTCAACAAGCTGCCCATAAATTGGCGGGAGTTTTAGGGATGTTTGACCGAGATGCCGGAACAGAGATCTCCCGTGAAATAGAAACTTTACTTCGAGATAATCAAGCATTAGATGCTCTGCAACAAGAAAAATTGCTCTCTTTAGTAGCAGATTTAAATAGCTTGTTAGCATTAGATGAAACTTTAATTGAAAGCTCTTCAATCGAGATACCAAAATTATTATTAATCTCTACTGACAATCAATTGAGTTCAGAACTACAACAGTTAGGAAAAGCTCAAAGTATGGGTTGGCATCAGGTAGATAACATGGCACTAGCTAGGAGATGGTTGCAAACAAATTCTCCCTATCTAGTCGCCATTGATACGGAAACAGTGCCTCAACAACCTGAATATTTATCCTTAATTACCGAATTAACTGCCCGCACTCCAGCTATTCCCACCTTGGTTCTCTCTATTGCCGATAATTTAGCCAATCGAGTTAAAGTTGCTAGTGCTGGGGCGAGCGGCTTTTTAGTCAAACCAACTACTTCTGCTTTAGTCTGGCAAACTACGAACCAATTATTAGAACGTAGTCAATCGGCGATCGCATCTATTTTAATTGTGGATGATGATCTAGTTTTTCTGGCAGCGCTCAGTTCAATTTTAGAGCCTTGGGGCATGAAGATTTCCACCTTAGCTGAGCCGATACGCTTCTGGGAAGTTTTACAATCAACTCATCCAGATCTATTAATCCTTGATATCGAAATGCCTGAAATCAATGGCATCGAATTATGTCAAGCTCTTCGTAGCGACCCAGATTGGCAGGAATTACCCACCCTATTTCTGACTGCACGCCAGGATCCTAAGACGATCCAGCAGGTATTTGAAGTAGGTGGAGATGACTATATATCTAAGCCAGTTGTTGGTGCTGAGTTAATCGCCAGGATTAATAACCGTTTGGATCGTAGCCGACTATTACATAAATTAGCCACTCAAGATAGGTTAACAGGATTAAAAAATCGTCCTCAAAGTAGTCGTGAAATCGAAATATTGTTACAACAAGCTGGAGAGATTAGCCAACCGTTTTGTTTAGTCGTATTAAAGATAACTGAATTAAGGGAAATTAATCTTCAATATGGTCATCAAATAGGCGATCGCGTGTTAGCCCAATGGGGAAAAGTTATTCAAGCTGCTTTTCGTAATCAAGAGGTAACTAGCTATTGGGGAAATGGTGATTTTATTATCGGTATTCCCAATCTCAACAAAAATCAAGGAGCTGAAAACTTGACAGAAATTTTAACTATTTTAAGAAAGCAAATCTTTACTTCCCTGGAGGGAGAACGTTTTCAAGTCTCCTGCAACTATGCGGTAGCTGAATTTCCCACAGATGGTAAAACTTTGCCTGCTTTATATCAGGCCTGCGAGCAGAATTAG
- a CDS encoding C1 family peptidase: MRLTELKPLETVRGGHAIAIVGYSADRFIIRNSWGTSWGDQGYAYASYDYAEAALDEAYGISV, from the coding sequence TTGAGGCTTACTGAGCTGAAGCCATTAGAAACTGTTAGGGGAGGACACGCGATCGCCATTGTGGGATATAGTGCCGACAGATTCATTATCCGCAACAGTTGGGGAACTTCTTGGGGAGATCAAGGATATGCTTATGCGTCTTATGATTATGCCGAAGCAGCCTTAGATGAAGCTTATGGTATTTCAGTTTAG